The DNA segment ATTTCTATCGATGTAATAAATTAGTCCTTACCTGAATGTGCAATGCTATAATTGGTGCAGGACCAAATGAGTGCGAAATTATCATAATCTGTAAATAGTACGTTGTACTGTCCGGCGCCTGGTAGCATACGTCCAATGACGTACGGCATCCGATTATTGAGTTTATAACGGAAGGCAGAGGAACCCGTGTGACTAGGAATTCCAAGTCCATAAGATGTTGATGGGTTTCCAGTCCTGTAAAGTGTGATtgtcatatataaattaagcagctttattattaatacatacttattgttaagtttttataacaacACACTTTTTTGAAccctatttttttaagtttacagattgacaacaaattaaaaaaatctgatatAAAGATACTTTAACTAACTTCATTAACGATTTATGGAGCTACGCAATGAGGTGCCAATTGACAGGTCTATAAAACGCCGTGGAAATGGCTGGCATACGCTCCGGAGAGTACAAGTCACATTGCCAATCAATCCCTGAACTGGAATCCTCAAGGTTAAAGAAAACACGGCCGCCCAAAACAGAACTGGTAACGAAGCATCATTGCAGAGGTTAAAGAGGGCTTGCTGCCCTCTGCCCCACTTGGCGGTGTTTTTAGGGTTGCTTTAAAACTGATTAACTTAGGTACTCTACCTACCATCTATTGGTAGTGTGTACGTTGATGACGAAGTACCCCCTCTCGTTGATACTGGTATGTATTTCGGTGCAACTTGCCGCGATCtctattaaatgaaaagatcTCTCCACCTCGTACCACGCTCCCGTcatctaaaaaaaaactcgcACTATAGTAGTAACCTATCTCCCGAGAGCAGATCGTGGAGAAAAGTTTGTTGATGTGTTAATGTCATATTGCCATAGggtaaacaattaatttgttaatttaataaaggtaCATAAatgactattaaaaatattaaattaccaaagaattaattatttccacTAGCCAATAgttgaaactaaaataaaatgtgttttaaaatatggaattattattattttatattttattattattatttatttactgacACCAgtaaataactgtatataaacatttgttttaaatacttaacctaacttaatctaatacatCAGATGTGCCGGTTTTAGCGATCATAGTGTACAGTGACACATAGGCCTTCACTCAGCTGcttctattattttctattgttagctCTTCTTTTCCAAATTGTGCCTTCTATTCTCTTTACATTGTCTGCTTATCTCTTGCTCTGTCTTCCTCTTTTCCTTTTTCAATCTCGTGGTTgccattctgtaataatttgtGTCCATTTCAACCTGCATCTTTCGTCATGTCGCATTTCAACTGTCTTCAAATGTCCTCTTTGGTCCGTAATCTAATCTCTTCAGCTCTCTTGCAATGTCTCAGTATGACACCTACCACGCTTCTTTTCATTCCTCTTTGGCATGttctcaattttaaaatatgattctCAGATAATACCTAAGTCTGGCCGTATGTGACGAAACATCgaataaaatatcacaaacgGAAGCGTACATT comes from the Pieris brassicae chromosome 4, ilPieBrab1.1, whole genome shotgun sequence genome and includes:
- the LOC123708070 gene encoding apolipoprotein D-like, with translation MCSEMGDFRVTGATRLYFILFCTIVKAVISTGMGKCPIYPQFPNFDMTRMTGAWYEVERSFHLIEIAASCTEIHTSINERGYFVINVHTTNRWTGNPSTSYGLGIPSHTGSSAFRYKLNNRMPYVIGRMLPGAGQYNVLFTDYDNFALIWSCTNYSIAHSDRIWVLGREREIDATLRAQIYAIMQELNLDPDRLIISKNNNCTSVPYSDTQYT